A region from the Streptomyces sp. 3214.6 genome encodes:
- a CDS encoding nucleotide pyrophosphatase/phosphodiesterase family protein produces MSDAPVPLLVLDVVGLTPRLLDHMPHLKALAQAGSRAPLGTVLPAVTCAAQSTFLTATLPDEHGIVGNGWYFRELGDVLLWRQHNGLVTGDKLWDAARRAHPGYTVANICWWYAMGADTDFTVTPRPIYYSDGRKEPDCYTRPPALHDELTDELGTFPLFHFWGPGADLVSSRWIIDATRHILRTRRPDLALCYLPHLDYDLQRFGPDDRRSLRAAAALDKAMAPLLADARTQGRTVVALSEYGITPVSRPVDINRALRSAGLLEVHTQDGMEYLDPMASRAFAVADHQLAHVYVRRPEDLEATRAALAGLPGIEQLLDDEGKKAHHLDHPRSGELVAVAEPDAWFTYYYWLDDARAPDFARLVEIHRKPGYDPVELFMDPHDPCVKVKAATALARKKLGMRYRMAVVPLDPSPIRGSHGRLPTSDADGPLLICSTPRSLGDRVAATDVKALLLQLAGLS; encoded by the coding sequence GTGAGCGACGCTCCTGTTCCCCTGCTCGTCCTCGACGTCGTCGGTCTCACCCCCCGTCTTCTCGACCACATGCCCCACCTCAAAGCCCTCGCTCAGGCCGGTTCCCGTGCGCCGCTCGGGACCGTCCTGCCGGCTGTCACCTGCGCCGCGCAGTCCACCTTCCTCACCGCGACCCTCCCGGACGAGCACGGCATCGTCGGCAACGGCTGGTACTTCCGTGAGCTCGGTGACGTCCTGCTGTGGCGGCAGCACAACGGTCTCGTCACCGGAGACAAGCTGTGGGACGCCGCCCGCCGGGCGCACCCCGGCTACACGGTCGCCAACATCTGCTGGTGGTACGCCATGGGCGCCGACACCGACTTCACCGTCACCCCCCGACCGATCTACTACTCCGACGGTCGCAAGGAGCCCGACTGCTACACCCGGCCCCCGGCCCTGCACGACGAACTCACCGACGAACTCGGCACCTTCCCCCTGTTCCACTTCTGGGGACCGGGCGCCGACCTGGTCTCCAGCCGCTGGATCATCGACGCGACCCGCCACATCCTGCGCACCCGCCGACCCGACCTCGCCCTGTGCTACCTCCCTCACCTCGACTACGACCTCCAGCGCTTCGGCCCCGACGACCGGCGCTCCCTGCGGGCGGCCGCCGCCCTGGACAAGGCCATGGCCCCCCTCCTGGCCGACGCCCGCACGCAGGGCCGTACCGTCGTCGCGCTGTCCGAGTACGGCATCACCCCGGTCAGCCGCCCCGTCGACATCAACCGCGCCCTGCGCAGCGCCGGCCTGCTCGAGGTGCACACCCAGGACGGCATGGAGTACCTCGACCCGATGGCGTCCCGTGCCTTCGCGGTCGCGGACCACCAGCTCGCCCATGTCTACGTACGCCGCCCCGAGGACCTGGAAGCCACCCGGGCCGCGCTCGCCGGACTGCCCGGCATCGAGCAACTCCTCGACGACGAGGGCAAGAAGGCCCACCACCTCGACCATCCGCGCTCCGGCGAACTCGTCGCCGTGGCGGAGCCGGACGCCTGGTTCACGTACTACTACTGGCTCGACGACGCCCGTGCGCCCGACTTCGCACGGCTCGTCGAGATCCACCGCAAACCCGGCTACGACCCGGTCGAGCTGTTCATGGATCCACACGACCCCTGTGTGAAGGTCAAGGCGGCCACCGCCCTGGCCCGCAAGAAGCTCGGCATGCGCTACCGCATGGCGGTCGTGCCTCTCGATCCTTCACCTATTCGCGGCAGCCACGGCCGCCTTCCGACGAGCGACGCCGACGGTCCGCTCCTCATCTGCTCCACCCCCCGTTCGCTCGGCGACCGCGTCGCGGCCACCGACGTGAAAGCACTGCTGCTCCAACTGGCCGGCCTGTCCTGA
- a CDS encoding inositol-3-phosphate synthase, whose amino-acid sequence MSASLSRPPRVGVWLIGARGSVATTVVAGCAAVTGGLHPPTGLVTESPAFADSDLPALSSLVFGGHDTSDCPLPKRAEQLAAGGVLPAGLPAAVGAELAAADREIRPGGPVPGDTRDEEQLIAAFSADLTDFVRRRGLARAVVVNVASTEPAANGPALPPSSLYAAAALRAGCPYVNFTPSTGLHHPALASLAESSGLPYAGRDGKTGQTLLRSVLGPMFAQRALAVRAWSGTNLLGGGDGAALADPAAAEAKNAGKERVLADTLGVTPEGRVHIDDVPVLGDWKTAWDHVAFDGFLGTRMILQTIWQGCDSALAAPLVLDLARLAARAHEAGLSGPLRELAFFFKDPVGEAPSALAEQHADLQRFAGRLKDAPGEEAG is encoded by the coding sequence ATGTCCGCGTCACTCTCCCGCCCCCCGCGCGTCGGCGTCTGGCTGATCGGGGCCCGCGGTTCCGTGGCCACCACCGTGGTCGCGGGATGCGCCGCCGTCACCGGCGGTCTGCACCCGCCGACGGGCCTGGTCACCGAGTCGCCCGCCTTCGCCGACAGCGACCTGCCGGCCCTGTCCTCCCTCGTCTTCGGCGGACACGACACTTCCGACTGTCCCCTGCCCAAACGCGCCGAACAACTCGCGGCCGGAGGCGTCCTGCCGGCCGGGCTGCCCGCGGCGGTCGGCGCCGAACTCGCCGCCGCCGACCGGGAGATCCGCCCCGGAGGCCCGGTCCCGGGGGACACCCGCGACGAAGAGCAGCTGATCGCCGCGTTCAGCGCCGACCTCACGGACTTCGTACGCCGACGCGGGCTGGCGCGCGCGGTCGTCGTGAACGTGGCCTCCACCGAACCCGCCGCGAACGGACCCGCGCTTCCCCCGAGTTCGCTGTACGCGGCGGCCGCCCTGCGCGCGGGCTGCCCGTACGTGAACTTCACGCCCTCCACCGGGCTGCACCATCCGGCGCTGGCCTCCCTGGCGGAGTCGAGCGGACTGCCGTACGCCGGACGCGACGGCAAGACCGGCCAGACGCTCCTGCGTTCCGTGCTGGGCCCGATGTTCGCCCAGCGGGCGCTCGCGGTGCGGGCCTGGTCCGGCACCAACCTCCTGGGCGGCGGCGACGGAGCCGCCCTGGCCGACCCGGCCGCCGCCGAGGCGAAGAACGCGGGCAAGGAGCGCGTCCTCGCCGACACCCTCGGCGTCACTCCGGAGGGCCGGGTGCACATCGACGACGTGCCCGTGCTGGGGGACTGGAAGACCGCCTGGGACCACGTCGCCTTCGACGGCTTCCTCGGCACCCGGATGATCCTCCAGACCATCTGGCAGGGCTGCGACTCCGCGCTCGCCGCACCCCTCGTCCTCGATCTGGCCCGCCTCGCCGCCCGGGCCCACGAAGCCGGCCTGTCCGGCCCGCTCCGCGAACTCGCCTTCTTCTTCAAGGACCCCGTGGGCGAGGCGCCATCGGCCTTGGCGGAGCAGCACGCGGACCTGCAGCGCTTCGCCGGACGGCTGAAGGACGCGCCCGGTGAGGAGGCGGGGTGA
- a CDS encoding EboA domain-containing protein, which translates to MTPPQADPAPRAAGPTGTTLALAPLKALHSHLDTHLQGTARTWFHQALDDAAAHPGTHGPISVWELRLAEAGRRCGSRYADAARVLILHAARADPATLARVYFQGTADERRAVLHALPHLVSGPDALPLVEDALRTHDTRLLAAAVGPYTARHLDAHAWRHAVLKCLFTGVPVDEVAGLEQRARADAELARMLADYAAERTAAGRPVPPDLDRVLTLTDPGTPIAPPSSTADSHRPDPGRPDPHSPTLDRTDPPGTGSRHSPVHPHGKES; encoded by the coding sequence ATGACCCCGCCCCAGGCCGACCCGGCACCCCGGGCAGCGGGACCCACGGGCACCACCCTCGCCCTCGCTCCCCTCAAGGCCCTGCACAGCCATCTCGACACCCACCTCCAGGGAACCGCCCGCACCTGGTTCCACCAGGCTCTCGACGATGCCGCTGCCCACCCCGGGACCCACGGGCCCATATCCGTCTGGGAGTTGCGCCTCGCCGAGGCCGGACGCCGCTGCGGCAGCCGGTACGCCGACGCCGCCCGCGTGCTCATCCTGCACGCCGCCCGCGCCGACCCGGCCACCCTCGCCCGCGTCTATTTCCAGGGCACGGCCGACGAGCGTCGCGCGGTCCTGCACGCACTGCCCCACCTCGTGTCCGGTCCCGACGCCCTTCCGCTCGTCGAGGACGCCCTGCGCACCCATGACACCCGGCTCCTCGCCGCCGCCGTCGGCCCCTACACGGCCCGCCATCTCGACGCCCACGCGTGGCGCCACGCCGTCCTGAAGTGCCTGTTCACGGGAGTGCCCGTCGACGAGGTGGCGGGCCTCGAACAGCGCGCCCGCGCCGACGCCGAACTGGCCCGCATGCTCGCCGACTACGCCGCCGAACGCACCGCGGCGGGCCGCCCCGTACCCCCGGATCTGGACCGCGTCCTGACCCTGACCGACCCGGGCACGCCCATCGCACCTCCCTCGAGCACCGCGGATTCACACCGCCCGGACCCAGGTCGGCCAGACCCGCACAGCCCGACCCTCGACCGCACGGACCCCCCTGGCACGGGCAGCCGCCACAGCCCGGTCCACCCCCACGGCAAGGAGTCCTGA
- a CDS encoding ATP-binding protein gives MTDYIQNPVLWALLVAVLVAVTLIVRQRRVARALRQEIAGLKSHYSALENEYAQSVEAAQERAEEATKTVLKSAMRTLQGLAAEQQLIVSRLQNKYGESVILQDLLEIDHTNSQFGRRAQSIAVLCDGWLGRARDVASVYDVVRSAQGRVRHYRRVEILSQVDFGVTSRAVEPVALALAELLDNATSYSSPDTVVEINIRTVPKGICIVVDDAGVGMNDEERTRADKLLASDRVSGVSALGNPPQFGFAVIGVLSERFGFEVSVDSTSPYGGVRAVLLLPHDLLTNAPEQKEPAPAVAPTVTATGFSGPEGALTANTTTADGLPKRRRKRPMAIVPGSASAATPARSGAETAAIMGAFQRGTQSGRATPADPADKSSSTRGASSEGHEVS, from the coding sequence ATGACTGATTACATACAGAACCCGGTACTCTGGGCTCTCCTCGTCGCCGTACTCGTCGCAGTCACCCTCATTGTGCGTCAGCGCAGGGTGGCGCGCGCCTTAAGGCAGGAGATCGCGGGGCTCAAGTCCCACTACTCCGCGCTGGAAAACGAGTACGCGCAATCCGTCGAGGCAGCTCAGGAACGAGCCGAAGAGGCTACGAAAACGGTCCTCAAGTCCGCGATGCGGACCCTTCAGGGCCTGGCCGCGGAACAGCAGTTGATTGTCTCCCGGCTGCAGAACAAATACGGCGAGTCGGTCATCCTCCAGGACCTCCTGGAGATCGACCACACGAACTCGCAGTTCGGCCGACGCGCCCAGTCCATCGCAGTGCTCTGCGACGGCTGGCTGGGGCGCGCACGTGATGTCGCGTCCGTCTACGACGTGGTGCGCAGCGCGCAGGGCAGGGTTCGCCACTACCGGCGGGTGGAGATTCTCTCGCAGGTCGACTTCGGCGTCACGAGCCGTGCCGTCGAACCCGTCGCACTGGCCCTCGCCGAGCTGCTCGACAACGCCACGAGCTATTCCAGCCCGGACACCGTCGTCGAAATCAACATTCGTACGGTGCCCAAGGGTATCTGCATCGTCGTCGACGACGCCGGTGTCGGTATGAACGACGAAGAGCGCACCCGCGCCGACAAACTCCTCGCCAGCGACCGGGTCTCGGGCGTCTCCGCACTCGGCAACCCGCCGCAGTTCGGCTTCGCCGTGATCGGTGTGCTCAGCGAGCGCTTCGGCTTCGAGGTGTCCGTGGACTCGACCTCCCCCTACGGAGGTGTCCGCGCGGTGCTCCTCCTGCCGCACGACCTGCTCACCAACGCGCCCGAGCAGAAGGAGCCGGCTCCGGCCGTCGCTCCCACCGTCACCGCCACGGGCTTCAGTGGCCCCGAAGGCGCGCTGACCGCCAACACCACCACCGCCGACGGCCTGCCGAAGCGGCGTCGCAAGCGGCCCATGGCAATCGTGCCGGGCAGCGCGTCCGCCGCCACTCCCGCCCGCTCGGGCGCCGAGACGGCGGCGATCATGGGCGCCTTCCAGCGGGGTACCCAGTCGGGCCGGGCCACGCCTGCGGATCCCGCGGACAAGTCGAGCAGCACACGTGGTGCAAGCAGCGAAGGGCATGAGGTCTCGTGA
- a CDS encoding roadblock/LC7 domain-containing protein, translated as MNDDLSWMLDSALEIPGALHAVLISADGLLMARTQDFDKDDADRVAAAMSGVQSLSRSLAFFCEDPQMRWRQTLVEFDGGWVFLISAGEGAYLGVSASPDVDMADITFRMQQLVGQLGKALMTPPRENLGARS; from the coding sequence GTGAACGACGATCTGTCATGGATGCTTGACAGCGCCTTGGAGATTCCCGGGGCCCTGCACGCAGTCCTGATCTCCGCCGACGGCCTGCTGATGGCCCGGACGCAGGACTTCGACAAGGACGACGCGGACCGCGTGGCCGCCGCGATGAGCGGGGTGCAGTCGCTCAGCCGCTCGCTCGCGTTCTTCTGCGAGGACCCGCAGATGCGCTGGCGGCAGACGCTCGTCGAGTTCGACGGCGGCTGGGTCTTCCTGATCTCCGCCGGCGAGGGCGCCTACCTCGGCGTCTCCGCCTCGCCGGATGTCGACATGGCGGACATCACCTTCCGGATGCAGCAGCTCGTCGGTCAGCTCGGCAAGGCCCTGATGACACCGCCGCGCGAGAACCTCGGCGCGCGGTCATGA
- a CDS encoding ThuA domain-containing protein, whose translation MRTVNAVAGAALLLGCLAQPAEAHSAATDDGRRVLVFSKTAGFRHDSIPDGVTALRELGATGGFTVDATEDAGAFTRANLRRYDAVVFLSTTGDVLDAAQQEAFEGYIRHGGGYVGIHAAADTEYDWAFYGGLVGAWFQSHPAIQPATVAVEDRAHPATSGLDRTWNRTDEWYNYRSNPRERVHVLASLDESSYTGGTMNGDHPIAWCQNYQGGRAFYTGVGHTKESYADPALRRHLLGGIQYAVGEVQADCRPENGYRPLFDGTSLDGWQQAGPGAFTLSDDGTLTSTGGMGLLWYAGRSFGAYSLKLDWKTTAGEPSGSGDDNSGVFVGFPPSDDPWSAVNNGYEIQIDSTDVPEKTTGSVYGFRSADLRKRDRALNPPGEWNTYEIRVEGERLRVWLNGVKINDFTNTDPARSLRDGHIGLQNHGADDQVSFRDVRIKELPVKGD comes from the coding sequence ATGCGCACAGTGAATGCTGTCGCCGGGGCCGCCCTGCTCCTCGGCTGCCTCGCACAGCCGGCCGAGGCCCACTCGGCAGCCACGGACGACGGTCGACGGGTGCTGGTCTTCTCCAAGACGGCCGGATTCCGGCACGACTCGATCCCGGACGGCGTCACGGCGCTACGGGAGCTCGGCGCGACGGGTGGCTTCACGGTCGACGCGACGGAGGACGCGGGCGCGTTCACACGGGCGAACCTGCGGCGCTACGACGCGGTCGTCTTCCTGTCGACGACCGGGGACGTCCTGGACGCCGCCCAACAGGAGGCCTTCGAGGGCTACATCCGGCACGGCGGCGGCTACGTCGGGATCCATGCGGCGGCCGACACCGAGTACGACTGGGCGTTCTACGGCGGCCTCGTCGGCGCCTGGTTCCAGTCGCACCCGGCGATCCAGCCCGCTACGGTCGCCGTCGAGGACCGGGCCCACCCGGCGACCTCGGGACTCGACCGGACCTGGAATCGCACCGACGAGTGGTACAACTACCGCTCCAACCCACGCGAGCGGGTCCATGTCCTGGCCTCGCTCGACGAGTCGTCGTACACGGGCGGCACCATGAACGGCGACCATCCGATCGCCTGGTGCCAGAACTACCAGGGTGGCCGCGCGTTCTACACCGGCGTCGGTCACACGAAGGAGTCCTACGCGGATCCGGCATTGCGCAGACACCTGCTGGGCGGGATCCAGTATGCGGTCGGCGAAGTGCAGGCGGACTGCCGCCCGGAGAACGGATACCGTCCGCTCTTCGACGGCACGTCCCTGGACGGCTGGCAGCAGGCAGGCCCCGGCGCCTTCACCCTCTCCGACGACGGCACGCTGACGTCGACGGGCGGCATGGGCCTGCTCTGGTATGCGGGCCGCAGCTTCGGGGCGTACTCCCTGAAGCTCGACTGGAAGACCACGGCCGGCGAACCGAGCGGCTCCGGTGACGACAACTCCGGTGTCTTCGTGGGCTTCCCGCCGTCGGACGACCCGTGGTCCGCGGTGAACAACGGCTACGAGATCCAGATCGACTCCACCGACGTCCCCGAGAAGACCACGGGGTCCGTCTACGGCTTCAGGTCCGCGGACCTTCGCAAACGGGACCGCGCGCTGAACCCGCCGGGTGAGTGGAACACGTACGAGATCCGCGTGGAGGGCGAACGCCTGCGCGTCTGGCTCAACGGCGTGAAGATCAACGATTTCACCAACACCGACCCGGCCCGGAGCCTGCGCGACGGACACATCGGCCTGCAGAACCACGGGGCCGACGACCAGGTGTCCTTCCGTGACGTCCGGATCAAGGAACTGCCCGTCAAGGGCGACTGA
- a CDS encoding TatD family hydrolase — protein sequence MRIFDPHIHMTSRTTDDYEAMYAAGVRAVVEPSFWLGQPRTSPASFLDYFDSLLGWEPFRAAQYGIAHHCALALNPKEANDPRCAAVLDELPRYLVKDHVVAVGEIGYDSMTPAEDTALAAQLQLAADHALPALVHTPHRDKLAGLRRTLEVVRESALAPDRVLLDHLNETTVKEAKAAGCWLGFSVYPDTKMDEIRMIEILRAHGPEKVLVNSAADWGRSDPLKTRRVADLMVAEGFGEDDVDLVLWRNPVSFYGLSGRLTLDVAAPDPTHEGNSILRGGE from the coding sequence ATGCGCATCTTCGACCCCCACATCCACATGACCTCGCGCACCACCGACGACTACGAGGCGATGTACGCGGCCGGCGTCCGCGCCGTGGTCGAGCCGTCCTTCTGGCTGGGTCAGCCCCGCACCTCGCCCGCCTCCTTCCTCGACTACTTCGACTCCCTCCTCGGTTGGGAGCCCTTCCGGGCCGCGCAGTACGGCATCGCCCACCACTGCGCGCTCGCTCTCAACCCCAAGGAGGCGAACGACCCGCGCTGTGCCGCCGTCCTGGACGAACTGCCGCGGTATCTCGTCAAGGACCACGTCGTGGCCGTCGGTGAGATCGGCTACGACTCGATGACACCCGCCGAGGACACCGCCCTGGCCGCCCAGCTCCAGCTGGCCGCCGACCACGCTCTGCCCGCCCTCGTGCACACCCCGCACCGCGACAAGCTCGCCGGACTGCGCCGCACCCTCGAAGTCGTCCGCGAGTCCGCCCTGGCCCCGGACCGGGTCCTGCTGGACCACCTCAACGAGACGACCGTGAAGGAGGCGAAGGCCGCCGGCTGCTGGCTCGGCTTCTCCGTCTATCCCGACACGAAGATGGACGAGATACGCATGATCGAGATCCTCCGGGCCCACGGTCCGGAGAAGGTCCTCGTGAACTCCGCCGCGGACTGGGGCAGGAGCGACCCCCTCAAGACCCGCAGGGTCGCGGACCTCATGGTCGCGGAGGGCTTCGGCGAGGACGACGTCGATCTCGTCCTGTGGCGCAACCCCGTCTCCTTCTACGGCCTCAGCGGCCGCCTCACCCTGGACGTGGCAGCCCCCGACCCCACGCACGAGGGCAACTCCATCCTGCGCGGCGGGGAGTGA
- a CDS encoding sugar phosphate isomerase/epimerase family protein, with protein sequence MSRISDTDPELTHRLTRRGMLGVAAGATAAALLGAAATPATAAPAAETSAAGRGRPVLPPGRLGVQLYSLRDKVSTLGFAAVFAELKKYGYDEVEFAGYTQGSAGPITLAQLRRLARNHGLTPIGSHVGYYADDPNAYTFAQNLTKVLDDAQALGLKHIGTASGPFRYGSTVDAWKRAAEEFNTYGAAARARGMKFYQHNHSDEFAFATDNPKVRLYDVLLAETDPDLVFLEMDIFWAYVGQFRFSARTDGTPAPFEPLDYVLRQPHRYPLFHVKDGVSDPSNPFGYRMVDVGDGDIDYQRFISAVTRLRGERLAHHWQAEHDNPVESFAFARKSSAHLHSLREKC encoded by the coding sequence ATGAGCCGCATCTCCGACACGGACCCCGAACTCACCCACCGCCTCACCAGACGAGGCATGCTCGGCGTCGCCGCGGGCGCCACCGCCGCCGCACTGCTGGGAGCCGCCGCGACCCCGGCCACGGCAGCACCCGCCGCCGAAACGTCGGCCGCCGGCCGTGGCCGGCCCGTCCTGCCCCCCGGCCGGCTCGGCGTCCAGCTCTACAGCCTGCGGGACAAGGTCTCCACGCTGGGCTTCGCCGCCGTCTTCGCCGAGCTGAAGAAGTACGGCTACGACGAGGTCGAGTTCGCCGGCTACACCCAGGGGTCCGCCGGGCCCATCACCCTCGCCCAGCTCAGGCGGCTGGCCCGCAACCACGGCCTGACGCCGATCGGCAGCCACGTCGGGTACTACGCCGACGACCCGAACGCCTACACCTTCGCCCAGAACCTCACCAAGGTCCTCGACGACGCCCAGGCCCTGGGTCTCAAGCACATCGGCACCGCCTCGGGCCCCTTCCGCTACGGGTCCACCGTCGACGCCTGGAAACGCGCGGCCGAGGAGTTCAACACCTACGGAGCGGCGGCGCGAGCCCGCGGCATGAAGTTCTACCAGCACAACCACTCCGACGAGTTCGCCTTCGCGACCGACAACCCCAAGGTCCGCCTCTACGATGTGCTGCTCGCCGAGACCGACCCCGACCTGGTGTTCCTGGAGATGGACATCTTCTGGGCGTACGTCGGCCAGTTCCGCTTCTCGGCGCGGACCGACGGTACGCCCGCGCCCTTCGAGCCGCTGGACTACGTACTGAGGCAGCCGCACCGCTACCCGCTTTTCCATGTGAAGGACGGCGTCAGCGACCCCTCGAACCCCTTCGGGTACCGGATGGTCGACGTAGGTGACGGTGACATCGACTACCAGCGGTTCATCTCCGCCGTGACCCGGCTGCGCGGCGAGCGCCTGGCCCACCACTGGCAGGCCGAACACGACAACCCGGTCGAGTCGTTCGCCTTCGCCCGGAAGTCGAGCGCGCACCTGCACTCGCTGCGCGAGAAGTGCTGA
- a CDS encoding sugar phosphate isomerase/epimerase family protein: MSFEHANLEHGDLEHGNRERADRGNAPRQDAPQENRPRRTARPTHPLLPPVPGDSSPPPPPPPPSPPLRFGYGTNGLADLRLDDALDLLADLGYDGVGLTLDHMHLDPFAPDIGARTRRVAHRLDTLGLGVTVETGARYVLDPRRKHGPSLLDPDPDDRARRVDLLLRAIRIAGDLGAHAVHCFSGTLPTGTHPGTHPGTHPDTHPDTHPDMAWQRLAETLTPVLDAAATAGIPLAIEPEPGHLLATLADFHRLRRTLGDPASLGLTLDIGHCQCLEPLPPADCVPAAAPWLRHVQIEDMRRDVHEHLPFGDGEIDFPPVLAALAATGYRGLTVVELPRHSHAGPQHAELSLPFLRRAQAAAQAVEHADPRPPSRLAPADRPAGRPQPPSHAVLPSPPSPAANPSVAPPGEPSATPQGSTP; encoded by the coding sequence ATGAGCTTCGAACACGCCAACCTCGAACATGGCGACCTCGAACATGGCAACCGCGAACGCGCTGACCGCGGGAACGCTCCGCGACAGGACGCCCCGCAGGAAAACCGTCCGCGTCGCACCGCTCGGCCCACGCACCCCCTCCTGCCTCCTGTTCCCGGCGACAGCTCGCCCCCGCCCCCGCCCCCGCCGCCCTCGCCCCCGCTCCGTTTCGGCTACGGCACCAACGGCCTCGCCGATCTGCGCCTCGACGACGCCCTCGACCTCCTCGCCGATCTCGGCTACGACGGCGTGGGACTGACCCTCGACCACATGCATCTCGACCCGTTCGCCCCGGACATCGGCGCCCGCACCAGACGCGTCGCACACCGACTGGACACGCTGGGGCTCGGCGTCACCGTGGAGACCGGTGCCCGCTACGTCCTCGACCCGCGCCGCAAGCACGGCCCCTCCCTCCTGGACCCGGATCCGGACGACCGCGCCCGCCGCGTCGACCTGCTCCTGCGGGCCATCCGCATCGCCGGCGACCTCGGTGCGCACGCCGTCCACTGCTTCAGCGGAACCCTCCCGACGGGCACGCACCCGGGCACGCACCCGGGCACGCACCCGGACACGCACCCGGACACGCACCCGGACATGGCATGGCAGCGCCTCGCCGAGACCCTCACCCCCGTCCTGGACGCCGCCGCGACCGCCGGCATCCCCCTCGCGATCGAACCCGAACCCGGTCACCTCCTCGCGACCCTCGCCGACTTCCACCGGCTCCGCCGCACTCTCGGCGACCCGGCGTCCCTCGGCCTCACCCTGGACATCGGCCACTGCCAGTGCCTCGAACCGCTCCCTCCCGCCGACTGCGTACCCGCCGCCGCTCCCTGGCTGCGCCACGTCCAGATCGAGGACATGCGCCGCGACGTCCACGAACACCTTCCTTTCGGAGACGGCGAGATCGACTTCCCGCCCGTCCTCGCCGCCCTGGCCGCGACCGGCTACCGCGGGCTGACGGTGGTCGAACTGCCCCGTCACTCCCATGCCGGGCCCCAGCACGCCGAACTCTCCCTTCCGTTCCTGCGCCGTGCGCAGGCGGCTGCCCAAGCCGTCGAGCACGCCGACCCGCGACCGCCCTCCCGCCTCGCCCCGGCCGACCGCCCCGCCGGCCGGCCGCAGCCTCCCTCCCACGCAGTCCTCCCGAGCCCGCCCTCCCCGGCAGCGAACCCGTCCGTCGCTCCACCCGGCGAGCCCTCCGCCACCCCGCAAGGGAGCACTCCATGA
- the eboE gene encoding metabolite traffic protein EboE has protein sequence MRFRHPDGTTVHLAYCTNVHPAETLDGVLTQLRDHCEPVRRRLGRDRLGIGLWLAKDAARTLDTDPSALRGLRTALDRRGLEVVTLNGFPYDGFGTGEVKYRVYKPDWADPERLEHTTALARVLAGLLPDDVTEGTVSTLPLGWRTAWTTEHSDTARSALRTLADRLDALADLTGRSVHVGLEPEPGCIIETTADALAPLTAIGHPRIGVCVDTCHLATSFEDPHTVLDAPAAARVPVVKSQLSAALHAEHPRLPAVREALAAFDEPRFLHQTRTVTANAAGLHGTDDLGAALAGNALPDSGPWRAHFHVPLHAAPAAPLTSTLPVLKAALTRLVGGPHPLTRHLEVETYTWQALPPELRPRARAQLADGIAAELSLARDLLTDLGLKELP, from the coding sequence ATGCGCTTCCGCCACCCCGACGGCACCACCGTCCACCTCGCCTACTGCACCAACGTCCACCCCGCCGAGACCCTCGACGGCGTCCTCACGCAACTCCGGGACCACTGTGAACCCGTCCGTCGCCGCCTCGGCCGCGACCGGCTCGGCATCGGTCTGTGGCTCGCCAAGGACGCCGCCCGCACCCTCGACACCGATCCTTCGGCCCTGCGCGGCCTGCGCACCGCACTCGACCGGCGTGGCCTCGAAGTCGTCACCCTCAACGGCTTCCCCTACGACGGGTTCGGCACCGGCGAAGTCAAGTACCGTGTGTACAAGCCTGATTGGGCCGACCCGGAACGCCTCGAACACACCACGGCACTGGCCCGTGTCCTGGCCGGGCTGCTTCCCGACGACGTCACCGAGGGCACCGTCTCCACCCTTCCCCTCGGCTGGCGCACCGCGTGGACCACCGAACACTCCGATACGGCCCGCTCCGCCCTGCGCACCCTCGCCGACCGCCTGGACGCGCTGGCGGACCTCACCGGCCGCTCCGTCCACGTCGGCCTCGAACCGGAACCCGGCTGCATCATCGAGACCACCGCCGACGCCCTCGCCCCGCTCACGGCCATCGGTCATCCCCGCATCGGCGTCTGTGTCGACACCTGCCATCTCGCCACCTCCTTCGAAGACCCGCACACCGTCCTGGACGCGCCCGCCGCAGCCCGCGTCCCTGTCGTCAAATCCCAGCTGTCAGCCGCCCTGCACGCCGAACACCCCCGTCTCCCGGCCGTACGCGAAGCTCTCGCCGCGTTCGACGAACCCCGCTTTCTGCACCAGACCCGCACGGTCACCGCCAACGCCGCCGGTCTGCACGGCACCGACGACCTCGGCGCCGCTCTCGCAGGCAACGCCCTGCCCGACAGCGGTCCCTGGCGCGCCCACTTCCACGTCCCGCTGCACGCGGCCCCCGCCGCGCCCCTCACCTCCACGCTCCCGGTACTCAAGGCCGCGCTGACCCGACTCGTCGGCGGCCCGCACCCGCTCACCCGACACCTCGAGGTCGAGACCTACACGTGGCAGGCCCTCCCACCCGAGCTACGGCCCCGCGCCCGAGCCCAGCTCGCCGACGGCATCGCCGCCGAACTCTCCCTGGCCCGCGACCTGTTGACGGACCTCGGCCTCAAGGAGCTGCCGTGA